A genomic segment from Necator americanus strain Aroian chromosome III, whole genome shotgun sequence encodes:
- a CDS encoding hypothetical protein (NECATOR_CHRIII.G11603.T1): MNHPSHPSHSSDTVPFGHHLLRSLAHSLKGCHFLDEDQLKTDFQSFLDRKSPDFPIRATVFEVIFSSWNAKCVPINVDGLEYEAFELLVSMEFATELIRQANASPGVACALTDPRCYESKVPNDRHAILFTFIIC; the protein is encoded by the exons ATGAATCATCCTTCCCATCCGTCACACAGTTCGGACACTGTCCCGTTCGGCCACCACTTGCTCCGTTCTCTGGCTCATAGCCTGAAAGGATGCCACTTCCTTGATGAGGATCAGCTAAAGACGGACTTCCAGTCATTCTTAGATCGCAAATCTCCGGACTTCCCGATCCGGGCTAC GGTTTTCGAGGTCATCTTCAGCAGCTGGAATGCAAAGTGTGTTCCTATTAACGTGGACGGATTAGAGTACGAAGCGTTCGAACTATTGGTGTCAATGGAGTTTGCTACAGAGCTAATTCGTCAAGCAAATGCTTCTCCGGGCGTTGCTTGTGCGCTCACAGATCCACGATGTTATGAGTCCAAAGTCCCCAATGATAGGCATGCCATACTGTTCACATTCATTATCTGTTGA
- a CDS encoding hypothetical protein (NECATOR_CHRIII.G11604.T1) yields the protein MTGSPSLADPHQGSGILSGYEPENGASGGRTGQCPNCVTDGKDDSFETAQLRLIQHHDVWVLVVMQEEDSVFLQTPHPSGPAARNLFYFFNIFLTSQH from the coding sequence ATGACTGGAAGTCCGTCTTTAGCTGATCCTCATCAAGGAAGTGGCATCCTTTCAGGCTATGAGCCAGAGAACGGAGCAAGTGGTGGCCGAACGGGACAGTGTCCGAACTGTGTGACGGATGGGAAGGATGATTCATTCGAAACTGCGCAACTTCGTCTAATTCAACATCACGACGTGTGGGTCCTCGTAGTCATGCAAGAAGAAGACTCTGTATTCCTCCAAACTCCGCACCCATCAGGTCCAGCTGCTCGCAATCTCTTCTACTTCTTTAACATCTTTCTTACTTCTCAGCATTGA
- a CDS encoding hypothetical protein (NECATOR_CHRIII.G11605.T1), with translation MHRDHRRLRSGPSVKEALMGIPTSEESYGLPYPDRKQLITWRQSQRACAGRNLKLHRDEGYLFFESAGRSPYWWPKNTHVYNVLVELIISEYSKHGFCEAVTPNMYADSLWEPDGRWKHYLDEVSRLEEERTEMLTASCSGHCLLYGHQVPSYADLPIKHADFGVLHRSDGACSPLPLPYLYRFTEDDSHIFCRQDQIAQEIKDCFEFLNVFYGKIMDFTFEVHIATRARNFAVGGEEIWNKTQEILESVVRETGNAVNVKEGAAPYYGPRIEITIRDVHGRYHLLARIQLDFELPERFDLVFTSEDGCRLRPILIHRSIVGPAETLLAITDSECCAYWPFWMSPSQVVVIPVSVVAIPYARMIQQQLTEANFEVDADLSCIGSLNRRIKNAIITKCNFILVVGKNEAMNGTVNVRTRNDTVLGEFSVEEVIGLFRIFTKEFSNDTQCTDAFAKLAAEKQRCC, from the exons ATGCACCGTGATCATCGGCGACTCCGTTCTGGTCCTAGTGTTAAAGAGGCGTTGATGGGCATTCCTACTAGCGAAGAGTCCTACGGTCTGCCATATCCAGATCGCAAACAGCTCATTACTTGGAGGCAGTCACAG CGAGCTTGTGCAGGTCGAAATCTGAAGCTTCACCGAGATGAAGGCTACTTGTTCTTCGAATCGGCCGGAAGATCGCCTTACTGGTGGCCAAAAAATACTCACGTTTACAATGTACTTGTGGAATTGATCATATCAGAATACTCGAAGCACGGCTTCTGTGAA GCCGTCACCCCAAACATGTACGCTGACTCGCTATGGGAACCAGATGGGAGGTGGAAGCACTATTTGGACGAAGTTTCTAG GTtggaagaagagaggactgAAATGTTGACGGCAAGCTGCTCTGGACACTGCCTCTTGTACGGCCACCAAGTGCCCTCCTACGCCGACTTGCCAATAAAGCATGCAGATTTTGGCGTTCTTCATAG GAGCGACGGAGCTTGCAGCCCTCTTCCTTTGCCATATCTTTACCGCTTCACAGAGGACGATTCTCACATATTCTGCCGTCAGGACCAAATCGCTCAGGAAATCAAG GATTGCTTCGAATTTCTGAACGTGTTCTAtggaaaaataatggatttcACTTTCGAAGTTCACATTGCGACGCGAGCTCGAAATTTTGCAGTCGGAGGAGAAGAA ATCTGGAATAAAACGCAGGAAATTCTCGAGAGTGTAGTACGAGAAACTGGAAACGCTGTGAATGTGAAAGAAGGAGCAGCGCCGTATTATGGGCCACGA ATTGAAATCACAATTCGAGACGTCCATGGTCGTTATCACCTCCTTGCTCGAATACAACTGGATTTTGAACTTCCAGAACGATTTGATTTAGTATTCACAAG CGAAGATGGCTGCAGACTTCGCCCGATTCTGATACATCGctcaatcgttggaccagctGAAACATTACTTGCGATAACAGATTCAGAATGTTGCGCCTACTGGCCTTTTTGGATGTCTCCGAGCCAG GTTGTAGTGATTCCTGTCAGCGTAGTTGCAATCCCTTACGCACGAATGATCCAGCAGCAACTAACCGAAGCAAATTTTGAG GTAGACGCCGACCTGAGTTGTATTGGGTCTCTCAATCGACGAATTAAAAATGCAATAATCACTAAGTGTAATTTTATCCTCGTTGTGGGAAAGAATGAGGCGATGAACGGGACAGTGAATGTGCGAACGAGAAATGACACG GTACTTGGCGAGTTCAGCGTCGAGGAAGTTATCGGCCTATTTCGGATTTTCACAAAAGAGTTCAGCAACGATACCCAATGTACTGACGCGTTTGCTAAATTAGCAGCGGAAAAACAGCGCTGCtgttga
- a CDS encoding hypothetical protein (NECATOR_CHRIII.G11606.T1) has translation MSLSAAVAISLPQSVLVGNEVVESVQCSTTSPTSKSNMVKGSQVGMSSADGVFDVAFLPPPPVEIQPAIVADDHHWLIWTIAVVPYMERFISV, from the coding sequence ATGAGCCTGTCGGCAGCCGTTGCGATTTCCCTGCCTCAGTCAGTGCTTGTCGGAAATGAAGTTGTGGAAAGTGTTCAGTGTTCGACGACATCGCCGACTTCTAAATCCAACATGGTGAAAGGCTCACAAGTCGGTATGAGTTCGGCCGATGGTGTTTTTGATGTTGCCTTCCTTCCACCACCGCCCGTTGAGATTCAACCAGCAATAGTTGCTGATGATCACCACTGGTTGATTTGGACGATTGCGGTGGTGCCTTATATGGAGAGGTTCATTTCTGTATAG
- a CDS encoding hypothetical protein (NECATOR_CHRIII.G11607.T2) codes for MGDFGEGELYCGADETAREESLIAVASNDTANMLRLSSSLQSVRALATAAAAAPAASKRPARVGPNIVLVDAVRTPFVMSGTVFKDLWAVDLQREALKALIARTQIPYKDIDHVICGTVIQECKTSNVAREAALQAGFPDKIPCHTVTLACISANVAMTTGMGMLATGNANAVIAGGVELLSDVPIRYNRKARKAMLGIQKAKAVGDKLKIGGDIVLNMFSPELPAVAEFSTGETMGHSGDRLAAAFNVSRKEQDDFALRSHSLAKAAAEAGKLKDIIPVFLDGKKPQTIKADNGIRVSTPEKMASLKPAFIKPHGTVTAANASYLTDGASACLIMTEDFALANGYKPIAYLREYQYVAQDPKDQLLLSPAYVIPKLLQKAGLGLNDISVFEIHEAFAGQVLANLNAMDSDYFCKEHMGRSGKFGRIPMDKINKWGGSLSIGHPFGATGVRLTAHAAGRLKEEKGQYAVIAACAAGGHGVGMLVEAYGK; via the exons atgggagacttcggagagggtg AGCTCTACTGTGGAGCAGACGAAACGGCGAGAGAAGAATCACTTATTGCTGTTGCATCAAAC GACACCGCGAATATGCTTCGACTTAGCAGCTCCCTCCAATCTGTTCGTGCGCTGGCCACAGCTGCGGCGGCGGCTCCTGCCGCATCGAAACGTCCTGCTCGAGTAGGTCCGAACATTGTCCTTGTGGATGCGGTTAG GACCCCTTTTGTTATGTCTGGAACTGTTTTCAAGGATTTATGGGCGGTTGATTTGCAGCGAGAAGCTTTGAAAG CTCTCATTGCTCGCACACAGATACCGTACAAGGACATTGATCATGTAATTTGCGGTACTGTGATTCAAGAATGTAAAACGAGCAATGTGGCTAGAGAAGCTGCTCTGCAGGCTGGCTTCCCCGACAAG ATTCCTTGCCACACAGTCACACTTGCGTGTATATCCGCTAATGTTGCAATGACGACAGGTATGGGTATGTTAGCAACAGGAAATGCGAATGCTGTCATTGCCGGTGGCGTTGAACTCCTTTCAGACGTGCCCATCAGATATAACAGAAAG GCTAGGAAAGCAATGTTGGGCATCCAGAAGGCAAAGGCTGTCGGCGACAAGCTGAAGATTG GAGGGGACATCGTGTTGAACATGTTCTCCCCTGAGCTACCCGCAGTGGCAGAGTTCTCCACCGGAGAGACAATGGGACACAGTGGTGATCGACTTGCCGCAGCCTTCAATGTTTCTAGAAA GGAACAAGACGACTTTGCCTTGCGTTCTCATTCCCTTGCGAAAGCTGCTGCAGAAGCTGGCAAACTCAAAGATATCATTCCAGTGTTCTTGGATGGAAAGAAGCCGCAGACGATTAAG GCAGATAACGGTATTCGCGTATCAACTCCCGAGAAGATGGCATCTTTGAAACCCGCGTTTATAAAACCTCATGGAACTGTTACAGCTG CCAACGCTTCCTACCTTACCGACGGTGCTTCCGCTTGTCTTATTATGACTGAAGACTTCGCTCTTGCTAATGGTTACAAGCCTATTGCTTACCTCCGAGAATACCAATATGTCGCACAGGACCCTAAAGATCAGCTGCTTCTTTCACCAGCATACGTCATTCCTAAGTTATTACAGAAG GCTGGTCTTGGACTAAATGACATCAGCGTATTTGAAATCCATGAAGCATTTGCTGGGCAAGTGCTAGCTAATCTGAATGCAATGGATTCAGACTACTTCTGCAAA GAACATATGGGTCGCTCCGGTAAATTTGGTCGGATACCAATGGACAAGATCAACAAATGGGGTGGATCCCTTTCTATTGGACATCCATTTGGAGCAACTGGAGTTAGATTAACGGCACATGCTGCTGGCAGACTGAAG gAGGAAAAAGGGCAGTATGCAGTAATCGCTGCTTGCGCTGCAGGTGGACATGGAGTTGGAATGCTTGTTGAGGCATACGGCAAATAA
- a CDS encoding hypothetical protein (NECATOR_CHRIII.G11607.T1) produces the protein MLRLSSSLQSVRALATAAAAAPAASKRPARVGPNIVLVDAVRTPFVMSGTVFKDLWAVDLQREALKALIARTQIPYKDIDHVICGTVIQECKTSNVAREAALQAGFPDKIPCHTVTLACISANVAMTTGMGMLATGNANAVIAGGVELLSDVPIRYNRKARKAMLGIQKAKAVGDKLKIGGDIVLNMFSPELPAVAEFSTGETMGHSGDRLAAAFNVSRKEQDDFALRSHSLAKAAAEAGKLKDIIPVFLDGKKPQTIKADNGIRVSTPEKMASLKPAFIKPHGTVTAANASYLTDGASACLIMTEDFALANGYKPIAYLREYQYVAQDPKDQLLLSPAYVIPKLLQKAGLGLNDISVFEIHEAFAGQVLANLNAMDSDYFCKEHMGRSGKFGRIPMDKINKWGGSLSIGHPFGATGVRLTAHAAGRLKEEKGQYAVIAACAAGGHGVGMLVEAYGK, from the exons ATGCTTCGACTTAGCAGCTCCCTCCAATCTGTTCGTGCGCTGGCCACAGCTGCGGCGGCGGCTCCTGCCGCATCGAAACGTCCTGCTCGAGTAGGTCCGAACATTGTCCTTGTGGATGCGGTTAG GACCCCTTTTGTTATGTCTGGAACTGTTTTCAAGGATTTATGGGCGGTTGATTTGCAGCGAGAAGCTTTGAAAG CTCTCATTGCTCGCACACAGATACCGTACAAGGACATTGATCATGTAATTTGCGGTACTGTGATTCAAGAATGTAAAACGAGCAATGTGGCTAGAGAAGCTGCTCTGCAGGCTGGCTTCCCCGACAAG ATTCCTTGCCACACAGTCACACTTGCGTGTATATCCGCTAATGTTGCAATGACGACAGGTATGGGTATGTTAGCAACAGGAAATGCGAATGCTGTCATTGCCGGTGGCGTTGAACTCCTTTCAGACGTGCCCATCAGATATAACAGAAAG GCTAGGAAAGCAATGTTGGGCATCCAGAAGGCAAAGGCTGTCGGCGACAAGCTGAAGATTG GAGGGGACATCGTGTTGAACATGTTCTCCCCTGAGCTACCCGCAGTGGCAGAGTTCTCCACCGGAGAGACAATGGGACACAGTGGTGATCGACTTGCCGCAGCCTTCAATGTTTCTAGAAA GGAACAAGACGACTTTGCCTTGCGTTCTCATTCCCTTGCGAAAGCTGCTGCAGAAGCTGGCAAACTCAAAGATATCATTCCAGTGTTCTTGGATGGAAAGAAGCCGCAGACGATTAAG GCAGATAACGGTATTCGCGTATCAACTCCCGAGAAGATGGCATCTTTGAAACCCGCGTTTATAAAACCTCATGGAACTGTTACAGCTG CCAACGCTTCCTACCTTACCGACGGTGCTTCCGCTTGTCTTATTATGACTGAAGACTTCGCTCTTGCTAATGGTTACAAGCCTATTGCTTACCTCCGAGAATACCAATATGTCGCACAGGACCCTAAAGATCAGCTGCTTCTTTCACCAGCATACGTCATTCCTAAGTTATTACAGAAG GCTGGTCTTGGACTAAATGACATCAGCGTATTTGAAATCCATGAAGCATTTGCTGGGCAAGTGCTAGCTAATCTGAATGCAATGGATTCAGACTACTTCTGCAAA GAACATATGGGTCGCTCCGGTAAATTTGGTCGGATACCAATGGACAAGATCAACAAATGGGGTGGATCCCTTTCTATTGGACATCCATTTGGAGCAACTGGAGTTAGATTAACGGCACATGCTGCTGGCAGACTGAAG gAGGAAAAAGGGCAGTATGCAGTAATCGCTGCTTGCGCTGCAGGTGGACATGGAGTTGGAATGCTTGTTGAGGCATACGGCAAATAA
- a CDS encoding hypothetical protein (NECATOR_CHRIII.G11608.T3), whose product MVLTTRTVISAIFRRSRYFSNTSVRIPSNEGPSSHVELNGWVQKAQKCGGHLFLHVSDGLSPKTTQVVIPKDLCRSVHVGSAVRISGVWQPSLGSQQEREVLANTCELFASDADPRYSDLSPDQLRKKIHLRTRSPSFSALLRLRSKLLFVTHDYFMTHGYVHIDTPVFTTNDCEGAGETFTISDSSSKEDFFARENTFLSVSSQLHLEAMVSGISHVYSLSTGCRADKQQSRNHLSEFRMLEAEIAFCNNLNELMVVPEDFLRHCIRNLLNTPDMVEDFESLGAFSSMTHLSVLQAIVDSPAFPRLTYAEALRLLSDKKQKLTGKGLSKINEAFLVKYHNSPVFVTHFPSDQKPFYMLRSSNGEMTESFDLLCPGVCELAGGSIREPSAETLRRKNSSAEWYAEIRERGKPISGGFVEIESVSESKLSLTPTTLFACIAEKVGEFHGDFGFAFVKSGLAVKVVDGDVALIRVESSSEKFVTTVLPFITTVAGFEVTMRSLFIGRSIRACEKFLIRYRRNELHSLLRHAETGIEKKTILKALNSVSGKLSE is encoded by the exons ATGGTTTTGACCACCAGAACTGTCATATCTGCCATCTTTCGCCGATCCCGATACTTCTCCAACACATCCGTGAGGATACCCTCGAACGAAGGTCCGTCTTCCCACGTTGAGCTCAAT GGGTGGGTGCAAAAAGCGCAGAAGTGTGGTGGTCATTTGTTTCTCCATGTCTCGGACGGATTATCTCCTAAAACAACCCAAGTCGTCATTCCTAAAGACCTTTGTCGATCAG TGCATGTTGGTAGCGCGGTTCGTATCTCTGGCGTTTGGCAACCTAGTTTAGGATCACAGCAGGAAAGAGAGGTGCTTGCCAATACGTGTGAGCTATTTGCAAGTGATGCAGAT CCGAGGTATTCGGATTTGTCTCCTGATCAACTTCGAAAGAAGATCCATCTTCGGACGCGTTCTCCTTCGTTTTCTGCTTTGCTTCGgttacgctcgaagctgcTTTTCGTAACCCATGACTACTTCATG ACTCATGGATACGTGCATATTGATACTCCCGTGTTTACCACAAACGATTGTGAAGGTGCAGGAGAAACGTTTACTATCAGTGAT TCATCTTCAAAGGAGGATTTCTTCGCGAGGGAGAACACATTTCTATCTGTGAGTAGCCAACTACATCTGGAAGCTATGGTGAG TGGTATTTCTCACGTCTATTCATTGAGCACTGGATGCAGAGCTGATAAACAACAAAGCAGGAACCACCTGTCAGAATTCAGGATGTTGGAGGCTGAAATCGCATTTTGCAAC AACCTGAATGAGTTGATGGTTGTTCCTGAAGATTTCTTACGACACTGCATTCGTAATCTGCTCAATACTCCAGATATGGTGGAAGATTTCGAGTCTTTGGGTGCATTTTCGTCAATG ACTCATCTCTCCGTTTTGCAAGCTATTGTGGACAGTCCGGCATTCCCTCGACTCACGTACGCTGAAGCGTTGAGGCTGCTTTCGGACAAAAAACAGAAGTTGACAGGAAAGGGATTAAGCAAGATCAATGAAGCTTTCCTG GTAAAATACCACAACTCACCTGTGTTTGTTACCCATTTCCCTTCGGATCAGAAACCATTCTACATGCTACGTTCGTCAAATGGAGAAATG ACTGAATCTTTTGATCTTCTTTGCCCTGGTGTTTGTGAACTCGCCGGAGGATCTATCCGTGAACCATCCGCTGAAACATTACGGAGGAAGAACTCATCCGCAGAGTG GTATGCGGAGATTCGAGAACGAGGAAAGCCCATATCAGGAGGTTTTG TAGAAATTGAGAGTGTTTCCGAGAGTAAGCTCTCCTTAACTCCAACCACTCTCTTCGCATGCATCGCGGAGAAGGTCGGAGAATTTCACGGAGATTTTGGATTTGCATTCGTCAAGAGTGGATTAGCG GTCAAAGTGGTTGACGGAGACGTTGCACTTATCCGAGTTGAGTCATCAAGCGAGAAATTTGTCACTACCGTCTTGCCTTTTATTACCACTGTAGCTGGATTTGAAGTCACGATGCGTTCTCTTTTCATTG GTCGAAGCATCCGAGCTTGTGAAAAGTTTCTTATTCGatatagaagaaatgaacttcATAGCCTTCTTAGACACGCAGAAACTGGCA ttgagaaaaaaacgattttgaaaGCTCTGAACTCTGTGTCTGGAAAGCTCAGCGAGTAG
- a CDS encoding hypothetical protein (NECATOR_CHRIII.G11608.T1) has protein sequence MVLTTRTVISAIFRRSRYFSNTSVRIPSNEGPSSHVELNGWVQKAQKCGGHLFLHVSDGLSPKTTQVVIPKDLCRSVHVGSAVRISGVWQPSLGSQQEREVLANTCELFASDADPRYSDLSPDQLRKKIHLRTRSPSFSALLRLRSKLLFVTHDYFMTHGYVHIDTPVFTTNDCEGAGETFTISDSSSKEDFFARENTFLSVSSQLHLEAMVSGISHVYSLSTGCRADKQQSRNHLSEFRMLEAEIAFCNNLNELMVVPEDFLRHCIRNLLNTPDMVEDFESLGAFSSMTHLSVLQAIVDSPAFPRLTYAEALRLLSDKKQKLTGKGLSKINEAFLVKYHNSPVFVTHFPSDQKPFYMLRSSNGEMTESFDLLCPGVCELAGGSIREPSAETLRRKNSSAEWYAEIRERGKPISGGFGLGFERLLQFLLGIQNIKDTIAFPRWFKHCQC, from the exons ATGGTTTTGACCACCAGAACTGTCATATCTGCCATCTTTCGCCGATCCCGATACTTCTCCAACACATCCGTGAGGATACCCTCGAACGAAGGTCCGTCTTCCCACGTTGAGCTCAAT GGGTGGGTGCAAAAAGCGCAGAAGTGTGGTGGTCATTTGTTTCTCCATGTCTCGGACGGATTATCTCCTAAAACAACCCAAGTCGTCATTCCTAAAGACCTTTGTCGATCAG TGCATGTTGGTAGCGCGGTTCGTATCTCTGGCGTTTGGCAACCTAGTTTAGGATCACAGCAGGAAAGAGAGGTGCTTGCCAATACGTGTGAGCTATTTGCAAGTGATGCAGAT CCGAGGTATTCGGATTTGTCTCCTGATCAACTTCGAAAGAAGATCCATCTTCGGACGCGTTCTCCTTCGTTTTCTGCTTTGCTTCGgttacgctcgaagctgcTTTTCGTAACCCATGACTACTTCATG ACTCATGGATACGTGCATATTGATACTCCCGTGTTTACCACAAACGATTGTGAAGGTGCAGGAGAAACGTTTACTATCAGTGAT TCATCTTCAAAGGAGGATTTCTTCGCGAGGGAGAACACATTTCTATCTGTGAGTAGCCAACTACATCTGGAAGCTATGGTGAG TGGTATTTCTCACGTCTATTCATTGAGCACTGGATGCAGAGCTGATAAACAACAAAGCAGGAACCACCTGTCAGAATTCAGGATGTTGGAGGCTGAAATCGCATTTTGCAAC AACCTGAATGAGTTGATGGTTGTTCCTGAAGATTTCTTACGACACTGCATTCGTAATCTGCTCAATACTCCAGATATGGTGGAAGATTTCGAGTCTTTGGGTGCATTTTCGTCAATG ACTCATCTCTCCGTTTTGCAAGCTATTGTGGACAGTCCGGCATTCCCTCGACTCACGTACGCTGAAGCGTTGAGGCTGCTTTCGGACAAAAAACAGAAGTTGACAGGAAAGGGATTAAGCAAGATCAATGAAGCTTTCCTG GTAAAATACCACAACTCACCTGTGTTTGTTACCCATTTCCCTTCGGATCAGAAACCATTCTACATGCTACGTTCGTCAAATGGAGAAATG ACTGAATCTTTTGATCTTCTTTGCCCTGGTGTTTGTGAACTCGCCGGAGGATCTATCCGTGAACCATCCGCTGAAACATTACGGAGGAAGAACTCATCCGCAGAGTG GTATGCGGAGATTCGAGAACGAGGAAAGCCCATATCAGGAGGTTTTGGTTTGGGATTCGAAAGGCTTCTTCAGTTCTTATTAGGAATACAGAATATAAAAGACACTATTGCCTTCCCCAGATGGTTCAAGCACTGCCAGTGTTGA
- a CDS encoding hypothetical protein (NECATOR_CHRIII.G11608.T2): MVFFVFNKLLMVKFKSRYILVEIESVSESKLSLTPTTLFACIAEKVGEFHGDFGFAFVKSGLAVKVVDGDVALIRVESSSEKFVTTVLPFITTVAGFEVTMRSLFIGRSIRACEKFLIRYRRNELHSLLRHAETGIEKKTILKALNSVSGKLSE; encoded by the exons ATGGTGTTCTTCGTATTTAATAAACT ATTAATGGTGAAGTTCAAAAGCCGTTATATTCTAGTAGAAATTGAGAGTGTTTCCGAGAGTAAGCTCTCCTTAACTCCAACCACTCTCTTCGCATGCATCGCGGAGAAGGTCGGAGAATTTCACGGAGATTTTGGATTTGCATTCGTCAAGAGTGGATTAGCG GTCAAAGTGGTTGACGGAGACGTTGCACTTATCCGAGTTGAGTCATCAAGCGAGAAATTTGTCACTACCGTCTTGCCTTTTATTACCACTGTAGCTGGATTTGAAGTCACGATGCGTTCTCTTTTCATTG GTCGAAGCATCCGAGCTTGTGAAAAGTTTCTTATTCGatatagaagaaatgaacttcATAGCCTTCTTAGACACGCAGAAACTGGCA ttgagaaaaaaacgattttgaaaGCTCTGAACTCTGTGTCTGGAAAGCTCAGCGAGTAG